From a single Ciconia boyciana chromosome 6, ASM3463844v1, whole genome shotgun sequence genomic region:
- the WDR89 gene encoding WD repeat-containing protein 89, giving the protein MTAVEKIEEQLASLRIEKRSTLSEEPAYLLDIDLSKPAQSESSRFVAVSCSNKSVRVYNRETLNFLREYSSRPGILNGVRFAHACDSIVFSACSDGTVKCWDIRLATQKAVQIFSGYPSNVFISFDINCSDLIICAGTEEVEKDTFLVFWDARGITNCASATKEPLGVYSESHNDDITKISFHPTEPNLVVSGSTDGLVNVFDINKDNEDDALLSTCNSDSSVSFIGWSGKDYNQVYCMTHDEGFCWWDIAQLDTEEPITLLHVLDVRDAVCVENDSLHYLVGGLYHEKADKLFLIGGTSTGNIHLISCSTDGLSLVGTLCGGHSAAVRSFCWNLTDESLLTGGEDAQLLLWKPGAVERSLAKKASMKIASSVQKRVRVHNSSLKSRKK; this is encoded by the coding sequence ATGACTGCAGTGGAGAAGATTGAGGAGCAGCTTGCTAGTCTGCGCATAGAAAAACGTTCTACACTAAGTGAGGAACCTGCTTACTTACTGGATATAGACCTTTCCAAACCTGCTCAATCTGAAAGCAGTCGCTTTGTGGCAGTTTCGTGTTCCAATAAGTCAGTTAGGGTATATAACAGGGAAACATTAAACTTCCTGCGGGAGTACAGTAGCCGTCCTGGGATACTTAATGGAGTCAGATTTGCACACGCGTGTGACAGCATAGTGTTTTCAGCATGCAGTGATGGTACAGTAAAATGTTGGGATATTCGTTTAGCAACTCAGAAAGCTGTGCAGATATTTAGTGGCTATCCTTCCAATGTTTTCATCAGTTTTGATATCAACTGCAGCGATCTCATAATTTGTGCTGGAACAGAAGAAGTTGAAAAGGACACGTTTCTGGTGTTTTGGGATGCAAGAGGCATTACAAACTGTGCCAGCGCAACTAAAGAACCCTTGGGAGTCTATTCTGAAAGTCACAATGATGACATCactaaaattagttttcatcCTACCGAACCCAATTTGGTAGTTTCTGGGTCAACTGATGGGTTGGTTAATGTGTTTGACATTAACAAGGATAACGAAGATGATGCTTTGCTCTCAACTTGCAATTCAGATTCATCAGTAAGTTTTATTGGCTGGTCTGGGAAAGATTATAACCAGGTCTACTGCATGACACACGATGAGGGATTTTGTTGGTGGGACATTGCTCAGTTAGATACCGAAGAACCAATAACACTATTGCATGTGCTGGATGTCAGAGACGCAGTCTGCGTTGAAAACGACAGCTTGCATTACCTAGTAGGTGGCTTGTACCATGAAAAGGCGGACAAACTCTTTCTCATTGGGGGAACGTCCACAGGAAACATTCACCTGATCAGCTGCAGCACCGATGGACTGAGCCTGGTGGGTACCCTTTGCGGGGGACACTCGGCCGCTGTTCGCTCTTTCTGCTGGAACCTGACAGATGAGTCTCTGTTGACGGGTGGAGAGGATGCTCAGCTGTTGCTATGGAAACCCGGAGCTGTGGAAAGGTCCCTCGCAAAGAAAGCGTCTATGAAGATTGCTTCTTCCGTGCAGAAGAGAGTAAGAGTTCACAACAGCTCCCTCAAAAGCAGGAAGAAGTGA